In Amycolatopsis methanolica 239, a single genomic region encodes these proteins:
- a CDS encoding AAA family ATPase: protein MTPETVGDLADRLGAAGYLTDDALATALFLAVRMRQPILLEGEPGVGKTQAAKSLAAAMDTPLIRLQCYEGLSSSDALYEWNYPRQLLGIRLAESRGESLAEADLFADDYLLARPLLAAITHPGPRPAVLLIDEVDRADDEFEAFLLELLAESAVTIPELGTRRAVVPPVVVLTSNRTRELHDALKRRCLYHWIAHPEVAQVAAIIRLRVPGVADWLADRVARAVGRMRGFGLYKPPGVAEAISWAAALQVLGVAPVDGQAVERTLSAVLKYEEDRAVAVERLAEVVGE, encoded by the coding sequence GTGACGCCTGAGACGGTCGGCGATCTCGCCGATCGCCTTGGCGCCGCCGGGTACCTCACCGACGACGCACTGGCCACCGCCCTGTTCCTCGCGGTCCGGATGCGGCAGCCGATCCTGCTCGAAGGTGAGCCCGGCGTCGGCAAGACCCAGGCGGCCAAGTCGCTGGCGGCCGCCATGGACACGCCGTTGATCCGGTTGCAGTGCTACGAGGGACTGTCCTCTTCGGATGCGCTGTACGAGTGGAACTACCCGCGTCAGCTGCTCGGGATCCGGCTGGCCGAGTCGCGGGGCGAGTCGCTCGCGGAGGCGGACCTCTTCGCCGACGACTACCTGCTGGCGCGACCGCTGCTGGCGGCGATCACGCACCCCGGACCGCGCCCGGCGGTGCTGCTGATCGACGAGGTCGACCGCGCCGACGACGAGTTCGAGGCGTTCCTGCTCGAACTGCTGGCCGAGTCGGCGGTGACGATCCCGGAGCTGGGGACGCGGCGCGCGGTGGTGCCGCCGGTGGTCGTGCTGACCTCCAACCGGACCCGCGAACTGCACGACGCCCTCAAGCGGCGGTGCCTGTACCACTGGATCGCGCACCCGGAGGTGGCGCAGGTGGCGGCCATCATCCGGTTGCGGGTGCCGGGCGTGGCGGACTGGCTCGCTGACCGTGTGGCGCGGGCGGTGGGCCGGATGCGCGGGTTCGGGCTCTACAAGCCGCCCGGGGTCGCGGAGGCGATCTCGTGGGCCGCGGCGCTGCAGGTGCTCGGTGTGGCGCCGGTGGACGGCCAGGCGGTGGAGCGGACGCTCAGCGCGGTGCTCAAGTACGAAGAGGACCGCGCGGTGGCGGTGGAGCGGCT